The DNA sequence CATTGAAAATAAACAAATTATCAGCTTGTCTTGTTTTATTAGTATGCAGGCTTCAAAACACCTCTTCCTTTCAGCTTTCGCTTCCAGATTAGCGCTGTCGCCAATTTTCATTCCCTTGTAAGCGCTACACTTGCCTGGGTATACTCTATTCAGCTAGCTAAACGTGTAAAGCAAAGGCCATTAAAGCCTCTGACCTTCAAATACCTTAATCAAAATAAACTTCATCTAAATGGAAAAAATAGATTATTTCCCCGACGCTCTTAATTGGGCAAAGAGCCTTCGCCTTTCTGATATGAAAGCCAACTTTGAAGGTTTTGAAACACCAAGAACTTTTCAACGTGCTGACGAAGACATCTCCTACATCCCTGATATCACTGGGCGAAGGTTGGCTAAAAAATTCTACGTTGAAATTGCCATGAAGAATGAAAACACCACTTCTATGGTTTCAAAATGGAAGTTGCTCAGTACTTTGGCGTCCATGAAAGGTGGAAAATTGTACTTACTGGCTCCCCGTGGGCACAAGGCTTTTGTCCAAAGCTTATTGGACCGTTACCAACTCCCTAATGCAGAATTGGTATATTTAAGTTAAATCTATCTGCATCTCTAAAAGAGATAAATACCCCGTAGCTGCTAAATGATAGCCACGGGGTATTTTTTTATTCTACGATCATTTTCCTAACCGCCTGTCCTGATTGGGTACGAATTTGTAACCAATAAATTCCTGGGGTAAGGGTATTGATCATCAGTTCTTGTTGGCCAGCAGATAATTCTTTGAACAATACCAACTGCCCTTGCTGATTGAGCATTCTCACCTCTGCAGCTTCTTGTAAATCATAAATTTGCAGCTTTTCTCTAACGGGATTAGGAAAAACGCGTACGGCCAAATCGTCTCCTATTTCTCTAGTATCCACTGTCCAATCGGCAAAACTGTTAAAAAACAAGGCGGTCTGGATGACTGCCGGCTCCACACAGCCACCATGATCAGCAGTAGGATTAACATCAAATGTGATCAAATCTACCGCGCCGAGTGCTTGCATCACGGAATCGGCCACAATACTGTTGCGGTACTTTACCTGGTCATCCGCCGTGCAATAGAGAATACGGGTAGGCTGCTGGGGTGCCCATTCGTAGGTATCATTATTCGCCAAAGCCTCGATGACTGGATGATTGGGGTCTGCCTCTTCCAAGATAGTCACAATGCTATCCTGGAGCATATAGCGAGCTATCGGTGCTCCGTATTCATTGGTGAGATTTGTGATCAAAAAGTTATTTAGCGCACCCAATCCGATATTTCCTTCATAAAAATTACGGATGGCCGTCGTGTAGGCTGGCTTAAAAAACTGCTCCAAATCGTCATAAAAGTCGTAGACATAATTGTACGAAAGATAAGTATTCGGCAGATAAGCCAAAAAATT is a window from the Lewinella sp. LCG006 genome containing:
- a CDS encoding T9SS type A sorting domain-containing protein, giving the protein MNSTSAYLTILLSVCFSLAVSAQTLVSISYKGQRSQEVLTQQYGFLIQNGVELWKITYTTPDVFNQLDTASGLLILPVRDETTIYPTLIYQHGTVDGPQDVPSNLQGGYQLGLVFGGLGYVTLAPDYLGAGTSRGFHPYVHAASEASAAVDMLRAVRGYASQIDLLLNDQLFVTGYSQGGHASMALHRALELELADEFDLTAASHMSGPYSISGVMRELMVSEEPYNFLAYLPNTYLSYNYVYDFYDDLEQFFKPAYTTAIRNFYEGNIGLGALNNFLITNLTNEYGAPIARYMLQDSIVTILEEADPNHPVIEALANNDTYEWAPQQPTRILYCTADDQVKYRNSIVADSVMQALGAVDLITFDVNPTADHGGCVEPAVIQTALFFNSFADWTVDTREIGDDLAVRVFPNPVREKLQIYDLQEAAEVRMLNQQGQLVLFKELSAGQQELMINTLTPGIYWLQIRTQSGQAVRKMIVE